The following are from one region of the Lacinutrix sp. Bg11-31 genome:
- a CDS encoding dicarboxylate/amino acid:cation symporter: MKKLALHWKILLGMVFGVLLGLIMTNFDGGKELVQDWIKPFGKIFIKCLKMIAIPLILAALIKGVSDLRDISKLSKMGGRTIGIYIMTTVIAVSIGLLLVNIVNPGKSISEETRTEMVENYSGSTIKYKDEAKNQKDSGPLQALEDLVPENIFAAATSNRNMLQIIFFAMFFGISLILIPEEKGETVKKFFDGFNEVILKMVDIIMLAAPYGVFALLAAIVVESPSIDLFKALGWYAFTVVLGLALMIVIYILIVKLYTKKSPKFFLNGISPAQLLAFSTSSSAATLPVTMERVTEHLGVEEEVSSFVLPIGATINMDGTSLYQAVAAVFIAQAFGMELDISTQLGIIATATLASIGSAAVPGAGMVMLVGVLGYAGIPEAGLALIFAVDRPLDMCRTVINVTGDAAVSMVVAKSVDKLGEPNVKDWDDNYEAVK, from the coding sequence ATGAAAAAACTAGCACTACACTGGAAAATACTATTAGGAATGGTCTTTGGGGTCTTATTAGGACTTATAATGACCAATTTTGATGGCGGAAAAGAATTAGTACAAGATTGGATTAAGCCATTTGGTAAAATATTTATTAAATGTTTAAAAATGATTGCCATTCCATTAATTCTAGCTGCACTAATTAAAGGTGTTTCAGATTTAAGAGATATTTCTAAACTTTCAAAAATGGGAGGAAGAACTATAGGGATCTACATTATGACTACTGTAATTGCTGTTTCTATTGGACTTCTATTAGTAAATATTGTAAATCCGGGTAAATCTATTTCTGAAGAAACGAGAACAGAAATGGTAGAAAATTACAGTGGTAGTACAATTAAATATAAAGATGAAGCAAAAAACCAAAAAGACTCTGGACCATTACAAGCTTTAGAAGATTTAGTACCAGAAAATATTTTTGCAGCAGCTACAAGCAATAGAAACATGTTACAAATTATCTTTTTTGCTATGTTTTTTGGTATTAGTTTAATACTTATCCCAGAAGAAAAAGGAGAAACAGTAAAAAAGTTTTTTGATGGTTTTAATGAAGTTATCTTAAAAATGGTAGATATCATTATGCTCGCAGCTCCTTATGGTGTATTCGCTTTATTAGCAGCAATAGTCGTCGAGTCGCCTAGTATAGATTTATTTAAAGCGCTTGGTTGGTATGCTTTTACAGTTGTTTTAGGTTTAGCATTAATGATTGTTATCTATATATTAATAGTTAAGCTCTACACAAAAAAATCGCCTAAATTCTTTTTAAATGGTATTTCTCCTGCTCAACTTTTAGCGTTCTCTACAAGTAGTAGTGCAGCAACTTTACCTGTTACAATGGAACGTGTAACAGAACATTTAGGAGTAGAAGAGGAGGTTTCAAGTTTTGTATTACCAATTGGAGCCACTATAAATATGGATGGAACAAGTTTATACCAAGCTGTTGCTGCAGTATTTATTGCACAAGCCTTTGGTATGGAATTAGATATTAGTACACAATTAGGAATTATTGCAACCGCAACATTAGCCTCTATTGGTAGTGCTGCTGTTCCTGGAGCAGGAATGGTTATGCTTGTTGGTGTTTTAGGTTATGCAGGAATTCCTGAAGCTGGATTAGCTTTAATTTTCGCAGTAGACAGGCCTTTAGATATGTGTAGAACCGTAATTAATGTTACAGGAGATGCTGCAGTTTCTATGGTAGTTGCTAAATCTGTAGACAAATTAGGAGAGCCAAATGTAAAAGACTGGGACGATAATTATGAAGCTGTAAAATAA
- the aroC gene encoding chorismate synthase, which translates to MAGNSFGKLFNLTTFGESHGVAIGGVIDGCPPNITLDFDAIQNEMNRRKPGQSSIVTQRKEPDEVKFLSGIFEGKTTGTPIGFVIENANQKSNDYSHIKDSYRPSHADYVYDKKYGHRDYRGGGRSSARETASRVVAGAIAKQVLKDIKINAFTSSVGDIFIDKPYQDLDFSKIESNIIRCPDQAIADKMIARVKEIRKEGDTIGGTVTCVIKNVPVGLGEPVFDKLHADLGKAMLSINAVKGFEYGSGFCGAKMKGSEHNDLYNSDGTTKTNLSGGIQGGISNGMDIYFRVAFKPVATIMQKQDTIDKDGNIVEMLGKGRHDPCVVPRAVPIVEAMAALVLADFYLLNKMY; encoded by the coding sequence ATGGCAGGAAATTCCTTCGGAAAATTATTCAATCTCACAACTTTTGGCGAGTCTCATGGAGTTGCTATTGGAGGCGTTATAGATGGTTGCCCTCCAAATATCACTTTAGATTTTGATGCTATTCAAAATGAAATGAATAGACGTAAACCAGGTCAGTCTTCAATTGTTACACAACGTAAAGAGCCAGACGAAGTAAAATTTCTATCTGGAATTTTTGAAGGTAAAACTACTGGAACTCCAATTGGCTTTGTAATTGAAAACGCAAATCAGAAATCTAACGATTACTCACATATTAAAGATTCTTATAGACCAAGTCATGCAGATTATGTGTACGACAAAAAATATGGTCATCGCGATTATCGTGGTGGTGGACGAAGCTCTGCAAGAGAAACAGCAAGTAGAGTTGTAGCTGGAGCAATTGCAAAACAAGTTTTAAAGGATATTAAAATTAATGCATTTACGTCTTCGGTTGGAGATATTTTTATAGATAAACCATATCAAGATTTAGATTTTTCTAAAATTGAATCTAATATTATTCGTTGTCCAGACCAAGCTATTGCAGATAAGATGATTGCTCGCGTTAAAGAAATACGTAAAGAAGGCGATACAATTGGTGGAACAGTTACTTGTGTAATAAAAAATGTACCAGTTGGCTTAGGCGAACCTGTTTTCGATAAATTACATGCAGATTTAGGTAAAGCCATGCTTTCTATTAATGCTGTAAAAGGTTTTGAGTATGGTAGCGGATTTTGTGGTGCAAAAATGAAAGGTAGCGAACACAACGATTTGTATAATAGCGATGGAACAACCAAAACCAATCTTTCTGGTGGTATTCAAGGCGGAATAAGCAACGGAATGGATATCTATTTTCGAGTAGCTTTTAAGCCAGTTGCAACAATAATGCAAAAACAAGATACTATAGATAAAGATGGAAATATAGTAGAGATGCTAGGTAAAGGGCGTCATGATCCTTGCGTTGTACCTAGAGCTGTGCCTATTGTTGAAGCAATGGCAGCATTGGTTTTAGCCGATTTCTATTTGCTGAATAAAATGTATTAA
- a CDS encoding FAD-binding and (Fe-S)-binding domain-containing protein produces the protein MKRLYATDASVYRMLPLAVAFPKSISDIKKLVAFASKNKTSLIPRTAGTSLAGQCVGTGIVVDVSKYFTKILNINETAQTVTVQPGVVRDELNNYLKPFGLFFGPNTSTSNRCMIGGMVGNNSSGTTSIRYGVTRDKVIELKTILSDGSEAVFAELTQETLQNKTELNTLEGEIYKTIVSELSSEATQNEIINSFPKPEIHRRNTGYAIDELINTTEAFNLCKLLTGSEGTLAFTTEITLKLDKLPPIQSIMVAAHFNSINDCLKAVEPVMQHNLFTCEMMDKTILDCTKNNKTQTENRQFIQGDPEAILMCEVKAESLNAVQLQANELIKTLENTGLSYANISLKKEEIHKANELRKAGLGLLGNIIGDKKAVACIEDTAVALPDLANYISEFTLLMESYKQDAVYYAHAGAGELHLRPILNLKKAEDAVLFRKITTDVATLVKKYKGSFSGEHGDGIVRAEFIKYMIGDTNYQLLKRIKSTFDPGNIFNPGKIVDAFPMDKNLRYQIDREEPEIETLLDFSASQGILREAEKCNGSGDCRKLPEFGGTMCPSYRATRDEKDTTRARANVLREYLTNSEKANKFDHEELKEVFDLCLSCKACASECPSSVDVATLKAEFQYQYQKTNGTSLRTKLFAYNNKLNTIGSPFPSLTNFMFSNGFTSKIIKKTLGIASERSLPLISSKSLYKEFQLIKKEIVKNKFIKTVYLFNDEFTNYLDTSIGVDTVTLLQALNYEVKLVKNNESGRAFISKGLLEQAKKVANANVTLFKNLISDYTPLLGIEPSAILTFRDEYIKLAEDKASAKAIAKNTFLIEEFLSNEISIGNIKPSQFTSEEKVIKFHGHCHQKAQSNQIHSFNVLNLPKNYKVTIIPSGCCGMAGSFGYEKEHYKVSMQVGEQTLFPAIRKADINIAISANGTSCRHQIKDGTNRVALHPVSVLKAALK, from the coding sequence ATGAAACGGCTTTATGCTACAGATGCTTCGGTTTACAGAATGTTGCCATTGGCTGTAGCTTTCCCAAAGTCTATTAGTGATATAAAAAAACTAGTCGCTTTTGCGTCTAAAAATAAAACATCTTTAATACCAAGAACTGCAGGTACTTCTTTAGCAGGACAATGTGTTGGAACTGGCATTGTGGTTGATGTGTCTAAGTATTTTACAAAGATTCTAAATATTAATGAAACAGCCCAAACAGTTACAGTACAGCCTGGAGTGGTTAGAGATGAACTTAATAATTACTTAAAACCTTTTGGTTTGTTTTTTGGCCCAAACACTTCAACTTCAAATCGTTGCATGATTGGTGGAATGGTAGGTAATAACTCCTCTGGAACAACCTCTATTAGATATGGAGTAACACGAGATAAAGTAATTGAACTAAAAACCATTTTAAGCGATGGAAGTGAAGCCGTTTTTGCAGAATTAACCCAAGAAACTCTTCAAAATAAAACAGAGTTAAACACTTTAGAAGGCGAGATATATAAAACAATTGTTTCAGAATTATCTTCGGAAGCCACTCAAAACGAAATAATAAATAGCTTTCCAAAACCAGAAATACATAGAAGAAATACGGGCTATGCAATAGATGAGCTTATTAATACTACTGAAGCTTTTAACCTTTGTAAACTCCTTACAGGAAGCGAAGGAACTCTCGCTTTTACAACAGAAATTACTTTAAAACTAGATAAGCTACCTCCAATCCAAAGCATAATGGTTGCTGCACATTTTAATTCAATTAACGATTGTTTAAAAGCTGTAGAGCCAGTAATGCAACACAATTTGTTTACTTGTGAAATGATGGATAAAACCATTTTAGATTGTACAAAAAACAATAAAACACAAACAGAAAATAGACAATTTATTCAAGGAGATCCTGAAGCTATTTTAATGTGCGAAGTGAAAGCTGAAAGCTTGAACGCTGTACAATTGCAAGCAAACGAACTTATTAAAACACTTGAGAACACAGGATTAAGTTATGCTAATATTAGCTTAAAAAAGGAAGAAATACATAAAGCTAATGAACTACGAAAAGCTGGTCTAGGTTTGCTTGGAAATATTATTGGAGATAAAAAAGCGGTTGCTTGTATAGAAGATACAGCAGTTGCACTTCCAGATTTAGCTAATTACATTTCAGAATTCACTTTATTAATGGAAAGCTATAAGCAAGATGCTGTGTATTACGCGCATGCTGGAGCAGGAGAGCTACATTTAAGACCAATTTTGAACCTTAAAAAAGCCGAAGATGCCGTACTATTTAGAAAGATAACGACTGATGTTGCTACATTAGTAAAAAAATATAAAGGCTCTTTTAGTGGCGAACATGGTGATGGTATTGTGAGAGCAGAATTTATAAAATATATGATTGGTGATACTAATTATCAATTATTAAAACGAATAAAATCTACTTTCGATCCTGGAAATATTTTTAATCCTGGAAAAATTGTAGATGCTTTTCCAATGGATAAAAACTTACGCTATCAAATAGATAGAGAAGAACCTGAAATAGAAACATTATTAGATTTCTCTGCATCGCAAGGCATTCTTAGAGAAGCAGAAAAATGCAATGGTTCTGGAGATTGTAGAAAGCTTCCTGAATTTGGTGGTACTATGTGTCCAAGTTATCGTGCCACAAGAGACGAGAAAGATACAACGAGAGCAAGAGCAAACGTATTACGCGAATATTTAACAAACTCTGAAAAAGCTAATAAATTTGATCATGAGGAATTAAAAGAAGTTTTCGATTTATGTTTGAGCTGTAAAGCTTGCGCTAGTGAATGCCCAAGTAGTGTAGATGTGGCGACTTTAAAAGCGGAATTTCAGTACCAATATCAAAAAACAAATGGTACAAGTTTAAGAACAAAACTATTTGCATATAATAATAAATTAAATACTATTGGAAGCCCATTTCCAAGTCTTACAAACTTTATGTTTTCTAATGGTTTTACATCAAAAATTATAAAAAAAACATTGGGGATTGCTAGTGAAAGAAGTTTGCCTTTAATATCAAGTAAAAGTTTATATAAAGAATTTCAATTAATTAAAAAAGAAATAGTTAAAAATAAATTTATTAAAACTGTTTATTTGTTTAATGATGAATTTACTAACTATTTAGACACTTCAATAGGAGTAGACACTGTTACGCTTTTACAAGCCTTAAATTACGAAGTTAAGCTTGTTAAAAACAATGAATCTGGTCGTGCTTTTATATCTAAGGGATTGTTAGAGCAAGCTAAAAAAGTAGCTAATGCTAATGTTACTCTTTTTAAAAACCTGATTTCGGATTATACACCACTTTTGGGTATTGAACCTTCAGCCATTTTAACTTTTAGAGATGAATACATAAAACTAGCAGAAGACAAAGCTTCAGCTAAAGCAATAGCAAAAAACACATTTCTAATTGAAGAATTCTTAAGTAATGAAATTTCTATTGGTAACATAAAACCATCACAATTTACTTCCGAAGAAAAAGTAATTAAGTTTCATGGGCATTGCCACCAGAAAGCACAAAGCAATCAAATACATAGTTTTAATGTTTTAAATTTACCAAAAAACTATAAAGTAACTATTATACCTAGTGGTTGCTGTGGTATGGCTGGAAGTTTTGGTTACGAAAAAGAACATTACAAAGTGAGTATGCAGGTTGGAGAGCAAACCTTATTTCCTGCTATTCGTAAAGCTGATATTAATATTGCTATTTCTGCAAATGGCACGAGTTGTAGGCATCAAATAAAAGATGGAACAAATAGAGTAGCGCTACATCCTGTAAGTGTTTTAAAGGCTGCTTTAAAATAA
- a CDS encoding Gfo/Idh/MocA family protein, with protein MNRKSFLNLTARAGLFLGVTPSLIACANDKKSEKQILEELLKSEKVLGTAVNLTTEAISKVRVGIIGMGNRGSVLIQMFEYLIRNNYAEIVALSDISEKKLQKNQEYLKTIQDKEAALYFKDKDDWKNLAKRDDIDLILIATPWEYHTEMSVFGMEHGKHVACEQPMAMTLKDCWKLIEVAERTKQHCMYMENCCFNGEELWVLNMIDQGVFGDVNHAEGAYIHDLRKHMMDETYYEDQWRIKHHETTNANLYTGHGLGPVSMYMDIGRGDNYDHLVSMSSREQSLSTAAKKINFRAQEFACGDMNTTLIKTKKGKTIMLQFDTHTGRPYTRLNTITGTKAVHQGYPSRLYVGHDDLQWSHGWLKDDDYKTYREKYDHPLWKKLKEQIDANAVGHGGMDFVMIYRLIRCLNQGLPLDINLYDSVMWSAITPLSELSVANQSASIKIPDFTGGTWATKRKAEVLRDIL; from the coding sequence ATGAACAGAAAATCCTTCCTTAACCTTACTGCAAGAGCAGGCTTGTTTTTAGGTGTTACTCCATCTTTAATAGCATGCGCAAACGATAAAAAATCTGAAAAACAAATACTTGAAGAACTATTAAAATCTGAAAAAGTACTGGGTACAGCAGTAAACTTAACTACAGAAGCTATTAGCAAAGTTCGTGTAGGTATTATTGGCATGGGAAATAGAGGTAGTGTACTAATTCAAATGTTTGAATATTTAATTAGAAATAATTATGCTGAAATTGTTGCACTCTCTGATATCAGCGAAAAAAAGCTTCAAAAAAATCAAGAATATCTAAAAACCATACAAGATAAAGAAGCAGCTTTATATTTTAAAGATAAAGACGATTGGAAAAACCTTGCCAAGCGAGACGATATCGATTTAATCCTCATTGCAACACCTTGGGAATACCATACAGAAATGTCTGTTTTTGGAATGGAACATGGTAAACATGTTGCTTGCGAGCAACCAATGGCAATGACTTTAAAAGATTGCTGGAAACTTATAGAAGTTGCAGAACGCACAAAACAACATTGCATGTACATGGAGAATTGCTGCTTTAATGGAGAGGAGCTTTGGGTGCTAAATATGATAGATCAAGGTGTTTTTGGAGACGTAAATCATGCAGAAGGTGCCTATATTCACGATTTACGTAAGCATATGATGGACGAAACGTATTATGAAGACCAATGGCGAATTAAACACCATGAAACTACAAATGCAAACCTTTATACAGGTCATGGATTAGGCCCAGTAAGTATGTATATGGATATTGGAAGAGGAGATAATTACGATCATTTAGTAAGTATGAGTTCTCGAGAACAAAGTTTGAGTACTGCTGCAAAAAAAATAAATTTTAGAGCTCAGGAATTTGCATGTGGTGACATGAATACAACACTAATTAAAACTAAAAAAGGAAAAACCATTATGTTACAGTTCGATACACACACTGGAAGACCTTATACGCGTTTAAATACAATTACCGGAACAAAAGCAGTGCATCAAGGCTATCCATCACGTTTGTATGTTGGTCACGACGATTTGCAATGGTCTCATGGTTGGTTAAAGGATGACGATTATAAAACGTATCGTGAAAAATACGATCATCCACTTTGGAAAAAATTAAAAGAGCAAATAGATGCAAATGCAGTTGGTCATGGAGGAATGGATTTTGTAATGATTTATAGGTTAATTCGTTGCTTAAATCAAGGTTTGCCTTTAGATATTAATTTGTACGATAGTGTAATGTGGAGCGCAATAACACCTTTATCAGAATTATCTGTAGCCAATCAAAGTGCAAGCATAAAAATTCCAGATTTTACAGGTGGAACTTGGGCTACCAAACGAAAAGCAGAAGTATTAAGAGATATTCTGTAA
- the bshA gene encoding N-acetyl-alpha-D-glucosaminyl L-malate synthase BshA, with translation MKIGIVCYPTFGGSGVVATELGLELSKRGHTIHFITYNQPVRLELLGDNIHYHEVNVPEYPLFHYQPYELALSSKLVDMVKLHGIEILHVHYAIPHAYAAYMAQKMLLEENIYVPIVTTLHGTDITLVGSHPFYKPAVTFSINKSDAVTAVSQSLKDDTLRLFDIKKEINVVTNFIDLNKFNHGFTDCQRAMMANDDEKIITHISNFREVKRIPDIINIFYNVQKELPAKLMMVGEGPEREPAERLCRKLGITDKVVFFGNSNEIDRILCFSDLFLLPSETESFGLSALEAMASGVPVISSNTGGIPEVNEDGFSGYLSNVGDVAEMSKNAIMLLKDEKLLAKLKQNAKAQAKKFDIHNIVPQYEAIYEDTLKNCLFTQKL, from the coding sequence ATGAAAATAGGAATTGTTTGTTATCCAACATTTGGAGGAAGTGGAGTAGTAGCAACAGAATTAGGTCTAGAGCTTTCTAAGCGTGGTCATACCATTCATTTTATAACTTATAATCAACCTGTTCGGTTAGAACTTTTAGGCGACAATATCCATTATCACGAAGTTAATGTTCCTGAATATCCTTTATTCCATTATCAACCCTACGAATTGGCTTTATCAAGTAAATTGGTAGATATGGTCAAGCTTCATGGTATAGAAATTTTGCATGTACATTATGCTATTCCGCATGCTTATGCAGCCTATATGGCGCAGAAAATGTTGTTAGAAGAAAATATATATGTACCAATAGTAACAACACTTCATGGTACAGATATTACTTTAGTAGGTAGCCATCCATTTTATAAACCTGCAGTTACATTTAGTATCAATAAATCTGATGCAGTTACAGCAGTTTCACAGAGTTTAAAAGACGACACTTTACGTTTGTTTGATATTAAAAAGGAAATAAACGTAGTTACAAATTTTATAGATTTAAATAAATTTAATCATGGTTTTACAGATTGCCAACGCGCAATGATGGCAAATGATGATGAAAAAATTATTACTCACATTAGTAATTTTAGAGAAGTAAAACGCATTCCAGATATTATTAATATTTTTTATAACGTACAGAAAGAATTACCAGCAAAACTAATGATGGTTGGCGAAGGACCAGAGCGCGAGCCAGCAGAAAGATTGTGCAGAAAATTAGGCATTACAGATAAAGTTGTATTCTTTGGTAATAGTAATGAAATAGATAGAATTTTGTGTTTTAGCGACTTGTTTTTATTGCCAAGTGAGACTGAAAGTTTTGGTCTTTCGGCATTAGAAGCAATGGCATCTGGTGTTCCAGTAATTTCTAGTAATACAGGTGGTATTCCAGAAGTAAACGAAGATGGTTTTTCTGGTTACTTAAGTAATGTTGGTGATGTTGCAGAAATGAGTAAAAATGCAATTATGCTTTTAAAAGATGAAAAACTCTTGGCTAAATTGAAGCAAAATGCCAAGGCACAAGCTAAAAAGTTTGACATTCATAACATAGTGCCACAATATGAAGCTATCTATGAAGACACGTTGAAAAACTGCTTATTTACGCAGAAGCTATAA
- a CDS encoding glycoside hydrolase family 3 N-terminal domain-containing protein yields MRKLILLFTLSLITSAIHAQKTSNPLLAKDVEGQKKWVDSVYNSLTLNEKIAQLYMVQVFSSQTEAEKAKVLDLINNNKIGGIIYSKGGPYRQAKLNNELQAASKTPLLIGMDAEWGLSMRLDSTYSFPWNMTLGAVKDNYLIEQTGRQLGEHCKRLGVHFNFAPVVDINTNPNNPIIGNRSFGEDRDNVTEKAAAFMKGMQSAGVLANAKHFPGHGDTESDSHLMLPTVAFDAKRIDSVELYPYKTLIKEGLSSVMVAHLNIPSLEPRQDYPSSISKNIVTNILKEKLGFKGLIFTDALTMKGAADYQFEGLDGVTEGSTDTVGNIDLAAFLAGNDIMLMSVDPESGIAKLEKAYNKGLITEERLALSVKKLLQAKYKVGLSNYKPISTFNLSNDLNRLHDDMLYERLMEQAITIARDSSNLLPLRHLETKKIAYVQLGDDDGKPFLNTLKKYAQVHEIKADNLSNLIAKLQNYNTVIVGFHKSNDNPWKSYKFSDKELTWLYEIARTNTVILDVFAKPYALLDLQTVTNIESVVVSYQNSEIAQETSAEIIFGALAAKGCLPVSAGPYFKVGDGKQTNSLERLGYSIPERVGLSSYRLKKIDSIANHAVNAGMTPGIQLIVARKGKIVYNKNFGKHTYSKNAQEVRGDDIYDVASLTKILATLPLFMEMEEQGIVSLDTKLSEAIPYYKKSNKKNITFKKMLSHYAQLKPWIPFYYATLDTVTKQPSTKYYRKTSTEKFNIKIANNLYMREDYQDSIPKIIKETDLLSRLRYRYSDLPYYILKQYIEGHYNKPLNELVQDHFYKSLGANNTIYNPYKTISNTRIAPAEEDDYYRFQKVQGYVHDMGAAMQGGVGGHAGVFSNANDVAKIMQMYLQKGYYGGVRYLKPETIDKFNTCYFCENKVRRGIGFDKPQLGESGPTCGCVSMTSFGHSGFTGTYTWADPDEELVYVFMANRTYPSSKGKNMLLRADIRTNIQEAIYEAIIR; encoded by the coding sequence ATGCGCAAATTAATCCTATTATTTACTTTATCCCTTATAACATCAGCTATCCACGCTCAAAAAACTAGCAATCCCTTGTTAGCAAAAGATGTCGAAGGACAAAAAAAATGGGTAGATAGCGTCTATAATTCATTAACATTAAACGAGAAAATTGCACAATTATATATGGTGCAGGTTTTTTCTAGTCAAACTGAAGCAGAAAAAGCTAAAGTTCTTGATTTAATTAATAATAATAAAATTGGAGGTATCATTTACTCAAAAGGTGGACCTTATAGACAAGCCAAACTAAATAACGAATTACAAGCTGCTTCAAAAACACCTTTACTTATAGGTATGGATGCTGAATGGGGATTAAGTATGCGTTTAGATTCTACGTATTCTTTTCCTTGGAATATGACGCTTGGTGCTGTAAAAGACAACTACTTAATAGAGCAAACAGGAAGACAATTAGGAGAGCATTGTAAACGATTAGGTGTTCATTTTAATTTTGCACCAGTTGTAGACATTAATACAAACCCAAACAATCCTATTATTGGAAACCGTTCTTTTGGAGAAGACAGAGATAATGTTACCGAAAAAGCAGCCGCTTTTATGAAAGGTATGCAAAGTGCAGGAGTGTTAGCAAATGCTAAACATTTCCCTGGTCATGGAGATACAGAATCCGATTCGCATTTAATGCTACCAACAGTAGCTTTCGATGCAAAACGTATAGACTCTGTAGAGTTATATCCTTATAAAACATTAATTAAAGAAGGATTGTCGAGTGTAATGGTTGCGCATTTAAACATTCCTAGCTTAGAGCCTCGACAAGATTACCCATCATCGATTTCAAAAAATATTGTGACTAACATTTTAAAAGAAAAGTTAGGTTTTAAAGGTCTTATTTTTACAGATGCTTTAACAATGAAAGGTGCTGCAGATTATCAATTTGAAGGTTTAGATGGTGTTACAGAAGGTTCTACAGATACGGTTGGTAATATAGATTTAGCAGCTTTCCTTGCAGGAAACGATATTATGTTAATGTCTGTTGATCCCGAATCTGGTATTGCAAAACTTGAAAAAGCCTATAACAAAGGCTTAATTACAGAAGAGCGTTTAGCGCTGTCTGTTAAAAAATTATTGCAGGCAAAATACAAAGTTGGTTTAAGCAATTATAAACCGATTTCTACATTCAACCTTAGTAACGATTTAAACCGTTTACATGATGATATGTTATACGAAAGGCTAATGGAGCAAGCCATTACAATTGCTCGTGATAGTTCAAATTTACTACCATTACGTCATTTAGAAACTAAAAAAATAGCTTACGTGCAATTAGGTGATGACGATGGGAAACCATTTTTAAATACTTTAAAAAAATACGCTCAAGTACATGAAATTAAAGCAGATAATTTAAGCAACTTAATAGCAAAGCTTCAAAATTACAATACAGTTATAGTTGGTTTTCATAAATCGAATGACAATCCGTGGAAATCTTATAAGTTTTCAGATAAAGAACTCACTTGGTTATACGAGATTGCACGAACAAACACAGTAATTTTAGATGTGTTTGCAAAACCTTACGCTTTGTTAGATTTACAAACAGTAACAAATATCGAAAGTGTAGTAGTTAGTTACCAAAATAGCGAAATTGCACAAGAAACATCAGCCGAAATTATATTTGGAGCATTAGCAGCAAAAGGATGTTTGCCAGTTTCAGCTGGACCCTATTTTAAAGTTGGTGATGGTAAGCAAACAAACTCTTTAGAGCGTTTAGGTTATAGTATTCCAGAACGTGTAGGTTTAAGTTCTTATCGTTTAAAAAAGATAGATTCTATTGCAAATCATGCAGTAAATGCGGGAATGACTCCAGGAATTCAGCTTATAGTAGCAAGAAAAGGAAAGATAGTCTACAATAAAAACTTTGGAAAACACACTTACAGTAAAAATGCCCAAGAAGTTAGAGGAGACGATATTTACGATGTTGCGTCATTAACAAAAATTCTAGCCACTTTGCCATTATTTATGGAAATGGAGGAACAAGGTATTGTATCACTAGACACAAAACTTTCAGAAGCTATTCCATATTATAAAAAATCGAATAAAAAGAATATTACATTTAAGAAAATGTTGTCGCATTATGCACAATTAAAACCTTGGATTCCTTTTTATTATGCCACATTAGATACTGTTACAAAACAACCTTCAACTAAGTATTACCGTAAAACGTCAACAGAGAAATTTAATATTAAAATAGCGAATAACCTATACATGCGAGAGGATTACCAAGATTCTATTCCGAAGATAATTAAAGAAACAGACTTGCTTTCACGTTTGCGTTATCGTTATAGCGATTTGCCTTATTACATTCTTAAACAATATATTGAAGGACACTATAACAAGCCTTTAAACGAATTGGTTCAAGATCATTTTTATAAATCTTTAGGTGCAAATAACACTATTTATAATCCATATAAAACAATTAGTAACACGCGTATTGCTCCAGCCGAAGAGGATGATTATTATCGTTTTCAAAAAGTGCAAGGTTATGTTCATGATATGGGAGCAGCAATGCAAGGTGGTGTTGGTGGACATGCAGGCGTTTTTAGTAATGCAAATGACGTAGCAAAAATTATGCAAATGTATTTGCAAAAAGGCTATTATGGAGGTGTTAGGTATTTAAAACCAGAAACAATAGATAAGTTCAATACCTGTTATTTTTGCGAAAACAAGGTGAGAAGAGGTATTGGTTTCGATAAGCCGCAACTTGGTGAGTCTGGACCAACTTGTGGTTGTGTTTCTATGACGAGTTTTGGTCATTCAGGATTTACAGGAACTTACACTTGGGCAGATCCTGATGAAGAATTAGTATATGTTTTTATGGCAAATAGAACATATCCATCTTCAAAAGGAAAAAATATGTTGCTACGTGCAGACATTAGAACCAATATTCAAGAAGCTATTTATGAGGCTATTATACGATAA